One Megalopta genalis isolate 19385.01 chromosome 11, iyMegGena1_principal, whole genome shotgun sequence genomic region harbors:
- the LOC117226303 gene encoding uncharacterized protein LOC117226303 isoform X2 translates to MKWLPSERLGVAQGDLLLSTESSPATTTKLKRRVSFAETKHVKEFCNSLEQGTVWNNTYEEHDISNLNVLCIPNKECDVGNVCKTNVEIRTDHYNEVRYSNSQTVDKLAITDTRICFTRDEIIQESLIAIDHEEVCRSISRKTESTYKQPTKKGMLLDASSIINCNITAQINEHAVLPGNTNDDSMEITTVVSTKPYTLQETNMYQQDTRNFNDVPKEMAAALITGLCNLQRETSYAEPQKNCNDVSMEMTTTVPTIPCNLQKETLFAERTKNLKDVSMEMTTAVPTKLCSLQQDTPYTECTKNFKDVSMEITAVVPTKPYNLQQVESNPMANKNYNDVSMEVTTIVPTISCNLQKGTLLVERTKNLTDVTMEMTTAVPTKLCSLQQDTPYAECTKNLKDVSVEMTTAVPTKLCSLQQDTPYVECTKNFKDVSMEITAVVPTKPYNLQQVESNAMANKNYNDVSMELTSTASNIPCNLQSETLFVGRTNNLKDVSMEMTTTVPTIPCNLQKETLFAERTKNLKDVSMEMTTAVPTKLCNLQQDTPYAECIKNFKDVSMEITAVVPTKPYNLQQVESNPMANKNYNDVSMEVTTIVPTISCNLQKGTLLVERTKNLTDVTMEMTTAVPTKLCSLQQDTPYAECTKNLKDVSMEMTTAVPTKLCSLQQDTPYVECTKNFKDVSMEITAVVPTKPYNLQQVESNAMANKNYNDVSMEVTTIVPTISCNLQKGTLLVERTKNLTDVTMEMTTAVPTKLCSLQQDTPYVECTKNFKDVSMEITAVVPTKPYNLQQVESNAMANKNYNDVSMEVTTIVPTISCNLQKGTLLVERTKNLTDVTMEMTTAVPTKLCSLQQDTPYAECTKNFKDVSMEITAVVPTKPCNLQQADSNAKANKNYNDVSVQMTSTAPTIPCNLQNETLFAGCTNNLKDVSMEMTTTVPTIPCNLQKETFLAGRTKILKDVSMEMTTAVPTILCSLQQDSPYMEHTKNFKDVSMEMTVAVPIESHNLQEEEPYATSNKNHNNVSIDTTTAVPTRPCTVQKGTLCREHTKNFKDVSMEMTVAVQTKLCSLQRDASSEARIKVTYDLQEVRHNNDKTSTICHDASVDVLQMHSCDLNMESDKNKIVGDNLMAVTAVVPFLNQMNVSEERVEYCDTNIQKSEEVAVPPLHNIPERTDAVTNLSEVRQTILPEKVDNRTSSRNSLNQITTSDNVLKDITILVVPSLLNSSESSKEKNCTINKSENSEDKIIKEPTSSELPNLVNIETHTAMHDSLMQDICASALNKDNTGSACATLNTASNDFLCTVMPDVSQGTFLSHEHSQDILPHPRRTYTIKPLSIDHSFPNTSNEHSKNLGTSHDVQDVNSFQTQASFENCSTFFDRTVEQLESIKPPSFLCLDNSVEDVSVNTNYGQEVETEKEIVSSLNIIEGLPGVTKCRETQKLDLQEVVNESGKQNSLETSHFRLLHGGSPSTIVKDLECSSSTMNNSQIISTTINVISPSRNEDTHSNSNIENETMEQSVVDKDLCKAYTEENHLQSDELKLHKITMEIELEEIDPQTSLVDKDVTIELDPFSSLLKELRACAESDNIIWEIYHENIEKKMFIAGFMSCSLLLVIYLRDDYDDVLGSQFIKDVKMISRLADDAGDLISIVHKLILEKIDVRKLIDLYKSVNDILLMLDHVSKEVKLAMEFMFELDRLKDRNLMDITRDSVSFVSLTKKMDIILRVTVILKPFENIESEDISVQFLSGSSGSVREEVIKKLLKNIKKDHNFLRRFINDVRDYIYLMEVCDAPTKVPY, encoded by the exons ATGAAAT GGCTCCCATCAGAAAGACTAGGAGTAGCTCAAGGCGATCTTCT TTTATCTACTGAAAGTAGTCCAGCAACTACAACAAAGCTTAAACGACGTGTCAGCTTTGCAGAAACAAAACATGTGAA AGAATTCTGTAATTCGTTGGAGCAAGGCACTGTGTGGAATAATACGTACGAAGAACATGATATAAGTAATCTTAATGTACTATGCATTCCTAACAAAGAATGTGATGTTGGAAATGTGTGTAaaacaaatgtagaaattagAACAGATCATTATAATGAAGTAAGGTATAGTAATTCTCAAACTGTTGATAAACTTGCCATTACGGACACTAGAATATGTTTCACTCGTGATGAAATAATTCAAGAAAGTCTGATTGCAATAGATCATGAAGAAGTTTGTAGAAGTATATCCAGGAAAACAGAATCAACATACAAACAGCCAACTAAGAAAGGAATGTTGCTAGATGCATCCTcaataattaattgtaatataacaGCACAGATAAATGAACATGCTGTTCTTCCTGGAAATACTAATGATGATTCCATGGAAATTACTACAGTAGTATCTACTAAACCATATACTTTGCAAGAAACCAATATGTATCAACAGGATACTCGAAATTTCAATGATGTCCCAAAAGAGATGGCTGCTGCATTAATTACTGGACTATGTAATTTACAAAGAGAAACATCATACGCAGAGCCCCAAAAAAATTGCAATGATGTTTCAATGGAGATGACAACTACAGTACCAACTATACCATGTAATTTGCAAAAAGAAACATTATTCGCGGAGCGTACCAAAAATTTGAAGGATGTTTCGATGGAGATGACGACAGCAGTACCTACTAAATTATGCAGTTTGCAACAAGACACACCATACACGGAGTGCACCAAAAATTTCAAGGATGTTTCAATGGAAATTACTGCTGTTGTACCTACTAAACCATACAATTTGCAGCAAGTAGAATCAAACCCGATGGCCAACAAAAATTACAATGATGTTTCAATGGAGGTGACAACTATAGTACCAACCATATCATGCAATTTGCAAAAAGGAACATTACTCGTGGAGCGTACCAAAAATTTGACGGATGTTACGATGGAGATGACGACTGCAGTACCTACTAAATTATGCAGTTTGCAACAAGACACACCATACGCAGAGTGCACCAAAAATTTGAAGGATGTTTCGGTGGAGATGACGACAGCAGTACCTACTAAATTATGCAGTTTGCAACAAGACACACCATACGTGGAGTGCACCAAAAATTTCAAGGATGTTTCAATGGAAATTACTGCTGTTGTACCTACTAAACCATACAATTTGCAGCAAGTAGAATCAAACGCGATGGCCAACAAAAATTACAATGATGTTTCAATGGAGCTGACAAGCACAGCATCAAACATACCATGTAATTTGCAAAGCGAAACATTATTCGTGGGACGTACTAATAATTTGAAGGATGTTTCGATGGAGATGACGACTACAGTACCAACCATACCATGCAATTTACAAAAAGAAACATTATTCGCGGAGCGTACCAAAAATTTGAAGGATGTTTCGATGGAGATGACGACTGCAGTACCTACTAAATTATGCAATTTGCAACAAGACACACCATACGCGGAGTGCATCAAAAATTTCAAGGATGTTTCAATGGAAATTACTGCTGTTGTACCTACTAAACCATACAATTTGCAGCAAGTAGAATCAAACCCGATGGCCAACAAAAATTACAATGATGTTTCAATGGAGGTGACAACTATAGTACCAACCATATCATGCAATTTGCAAAAAGGAACATTACTCGTGGAGCGTACCAAAAATTTGACGGATGTTACGATGGAGATGACGACTGCAGTACCTACTAAATTATGCAGTTTGCAACAAGACACACCATACGCAGAGTGCACCAAAAATTTGAAGGATGTTTCGATGGAGATGACGACAGCAGTACCTACTAAATTATGCAGTTTGCAACAAGACACACCATACGTGGAGTGCACCAAAAATTTCAAGGATGTTTCAATGGAAATTACTGCTGTTGTACCTACTAAACCATACAATTTGCAGCAAGTAGAATCAAACGCGATGGCCAACAAAAATTACAATGATGTTTCTATGGAGGTGACAACTATAGTACCAACCATATCATGCAATTTGCAAAAAGGAACATTACTCGTGGAGCGTACCAAAAATTTGACGGATGTTACGATGGAGATGACGACTGCAGTACCTACTAAATTATGCAGTTTGCAACAAGACACACCATACGTGGAGTGCACCAAAAATTTCAAGGATGTTTCAATGGAAATTACTGCTGTTGTACCTACTAAACCATACAATTTGCAGCAAGTAGAATCAAACGCGATGGCCAACAAAAATTACAATGATGTTTCTATGGAGGTGACAACTATAGTACCAACCATATCATGCAATTTGCAAAAAGGAACATTACTCGTGGAGCGTACCAAAAATTTGACGGATGTTACGATGGAGATGACGACTGCAGTACCTACTAAATTATGCAGTTTGCAACAAGACACACCATACGCAGAGTGCACCAAAAATTTCAAGGATGTTTCAATGGAAATTACTGCTGTTGTACCTACTAAACCATGTAATTTGCAGCAAGCAGATTCAAACGCGAAGGCCAACAAAAATTACAATGATGTTTCAGTGCAGATGACAAGCACAGCACCAACCATACCATGCAATCTGCAAAACGAAACATTATTCGCGGGATGTACTAATAATTTGAAGGATGTTTCGATGGAGATGACAACTACAGTACCAACCATACCATGCAATTTGCAAAAAGAAACATTCCTCGCGGGGCGCACCAaaattttgaaggatgtttcgATGGAGATGACGACTGCAGTACCTACTATATTATGCAGTTTGCAACAAGACTCACCATACATGGAGCATACTAAAAATTTCAAAGATGTTTCAATGGAAATGACTGTTGCAGTACCTattgaatcacataatttacaAGAAGAAGAACCATACGCGACGTCTAATAAAAATCACAATAATGTATCAATAGATACGACAACTGCAGTACCAACTAGACCATGTACTGTGCAAAAAGGAACATTATGCAGGGAGCATACCAAAAATTTCAAGGATGTTTCAATGGAAATGACTGTTGCAGTTCAAACTAAATTATGCAGTTTGCAAAGAGACGCATCATCCGAAGCACGTATCAAAGTCACATATGATTTGCAAGAAGTAAGACATAACAATGATAAAACATCTACTATTTGCCATGATGCATCAGTGGAtgtgcttcaaatgcattcatgTGATTTGAATATGGAATCAGATAAAAACAAAATAGTTGGCGATAATTTAATGGCAGTCACAGCTGTGGTACCTTTTCTAAATCAAATGAATGTGTCTGAAGAAAGAGTGGAGTATTGTGACACAAATATTCAAAAGTCTGAAGAAGTTGCTGTACCACCTTTACACAATATTCCTGAAAGAACTGATGCTGTTACGAATTTGTCGGAGGTTAGACAAACAATACTACCTGAAAAGGTTGACAACAGAACTTCTTCTAGAAATTCCTTAAATCAAATTACTACATCTGATAATGTCCTAAAAGATATTACTATTTTAGTAGTTCCCTCTTTGTTAAATTCAAGTGAATCGTCAAAAGAAAAGAATTGCACAATAAATAAATCAGAAAACTCGGAAGATAAAATTATCAAGGAACCTACTTCAAGTGAACTTCCAAATCTAGTAAATATTGAAACTCACACGGCTATGCATGATTCGTTGATGCAAGATATTTGTGCTTCAGCTTTAAATAAAGATAACACAGGGTCAGCTTGTGCTACACTTAACACTGCATCAAATGATTTCCTATGCACTGTAATGCCAGATGTTAGTCAAGGAACATTCTTGTCACATGAACACTCACAAGATATTTTACCACATCCTCGAAGAACTTACACTATAAAACCATTAAGCATCGATCATTCTTTCCCAAATACTAGTAATGAACATAGTAAGAATTTGGGAACGAGTCACGATGTTCAAGATGTAAATAGTTTCCAGACTCAAGCTTCATTCGAAAATTGTAGCACATTCTTTGATAGAACTGTAGAGCAATTGGAGTCAATTAAGCCACCGTCGTTTCTTTGCTTAGATAACTCTGTTGAAGATGTATCTGTGAATACTAATTACGGCCAGGAGGTTGAAACAGAAAAAGAAATTGTCTCATCTTTAAACATTATTGAGGGTTTACCTGGAGTAACTAAATGCAGAGAAACTCAAAAACTTGATCTGCAAGAAGTTGTAAATGAATCTGGAAAGCAAAATAGTCTAGAAACGTCACATTTTCGACTATTACATGGCGGTAGTCCTAGCACAATAGTTAAAGATTTGGAATGTTCCTCGTCAACAATGAATAATAGCCAGATAATTTCCACAACAATTAATGTTATCAGTCCATCTCGAAATGAAGATACGCACAGTAATTCTAATATAGAGAATGAAACTATGGAACAGTCTGTCGTGGATAAAGATCTTTGTAAAGCTTACACTGAAGAAAATCATCTTCAAAGTGATGAACTTAAATTACACAAAATTACAATGGAAATAGAGTTGGAAGAAATTGATCCACAAACTTCTCTTGTAGATAAAGATGTCACAATTGAACTAGATCCATTTTCTTCATTATTGAAGGAACTACGTGCTTGTGCTGAAAG TGATAATATTATTTGGGAAATATACCATGAAAATATTGAGAAGAAAATGTTCATAGCAGGATTTATGTCTTGTTCTctattattagtaatatatttgAGAGATGATTATGATGATGTCTTAGGTAGTCAATTTATTAAAGATGTTAAGATGATTTCTCGTTTGGCAG atgATGCGGGCGATTTAATAAGTATAGTTCACAAGCTAATTTTAGAAAAAATAGACGTCAGAAAATTAATTGATTTGTATAaaagtgttaatgatattcTATTAATGTTGGATCATGTATCAAAGGAAGTAAAACTAGCCATGGAATTCATGTTTGAACTGGACCGATTGAAAGATAGAAATTTAATGGACATAACGCGGGATAg TGTatcttttgtttctcttacTAAAAAGATGGATATTATATTGAGGGTAACAGTGATTCTTAAACCATTTGAAAACATTGAATCTGAGGATATCAGTGTACAATTTTTATCAGGCTCATCAGGCTCTGTGAG AGAGGAAGTAATTAAAAAGTTACTGAAGAATATAAAAAAGGATCATAATTTTTTGAGAAGGTTCATCAATGATGTGCGAGATTATATATACTTGATGGAGGTGTGTGATGCTCCAACTAAAGTGCCATACTAA
- the LOC117226303 gene encoding uncharacterized protein LOC117226303 isoform X1, with the protein MAPIRKTRSSSRRSSILKPSKPRQPLQNLNVTSLSTESSPATTTKLKRRVSFAETKHVKEFCNSLEQGTVWNNTYEEHDISNLNVLCIPNKECDVGNVCKTNVEIRTDHYNEVRYSNSQTVDKLAITDTRICFTRDEIIQESLIAIDHEEVCRSISRKTESTYKQPTKKGMLLDASSIINCNITAQINEHAVLPGNTNDDSMEITTVVSTKPYTLQETNMYQQDTRNFNDVPKEMAAALITGLCNLQRETSYAEPQKNCNDVSMEMTTTVPTIPCNLQKETLFAERTKNLKDVSMEMTTAVPTKLCSLQQDTPYTECTKNFKDVSMEITAVVPTKPYNLQQVESNPMANKNYNDVSMEVTTIVPTISCNLQKGTLLVERTKNLTDVTMEMTTAVPTKLCSLQQDTPYAECTKNLKDVSVEMTTAVPTKLCSLQQDTPYVECTKNFKDVSMEITAVVPTKPYNLQQVESNAMANKNYNDVSMELTSTASNIPCNLQSETLFVGRTNNLKDVSMEMTTTVPTIPCNLQKETLFAERTKNLKDVSMEMTTAVPTKLCNLQQDTPYAECIKNFKDVSMEITAVVPTKPYNLQQVESNPMANKNYNDVSMEVTTIVPTISCNLQKGTLLVERTKNLTDVTMEMTTAVPTKLCSLQQDTPYAECTKNLKDVSMEMTTAVPTKLCSLQQDTPYVECTKNFKDVSMEITAVVPTKPYNLQQVESNAMANKNYNDVSMEVTTIVPTISCNLQKGTLLVERTKNLTDVTMEMTTAVPTKLCSLQQDTPYVECTKNFKDVSMEITAVVPTKPYNLQQVESNAMANKNYNDVSMEVTTIVPTISCNLQKGTLLVERTKNLTDVTMEMTTAVPTKLCSLQQDTPYAECTKNFKDVSMEITAVVPTKPCNLQQADSNAKANKNYNDVSVQMTSTAPTIPCNLQNETLFAGCTNNLKDVSMEMTTTVPTIPCNLQKETFLAGRTKILKDVSMEMTTAVPTILCSLQQDSPYMEHTKNFKDVSMEMTVAVPIESHNLQEEEPYATSNKNHNNVSIDTTTAVPTRPCTVQKGTLCREHTKNFKDVSMEMTVAVQTKLCSLQRDASSEARIKVTYDLQEVRHNNDKTSTICHDASVDVLQMHSCDLNMESDKNKIVGDNLMAVTAVVPFLNQMNVSEERVEYCDTNIQKSEEVAVPPLHNIPERTDAVTNLSEVRQTILPEKVDNRTSSRNSLNQITTSDNVLKDITILVVPSLLNSSESSKEKNCTINKSENSEDKIIKEPTSSELPNLVNIETHTAMHDSLMQDICASALNKDNTGSACATLNTASNDFLCTVMPDVSQGTFLSHEHSQDILPHPRRTYTIKPLSIDHSFPNTSNEHSKNLGTSHDVQDVNSFQTQASFENCSTFFDRTVEQLESIKPPSFLCLDNSVEDVSVNTNYGQEVETEKEIVSSLNIIEGLPGVTKCRETQKLDLQEVVNESGKQNSLETSHFRLLHGGSPSTIVKDLECSSSTMNNSQIISTTINVISPSRNEDTHSNSNIENETMEQSVVDKDLCKAYTEENHLQSDELKLHKITMEIELEEIDPQTSLVDKDVTIELDPFSSLLKELRACAESDNIIWEIYHENIEKKMFIAGFMSCSLLLVIYLRDDYDDVLGSQFIKDVKMISRLADDAGDLISIVHKLILEKIDVRKLIDLYKSVNDILLMLDHVSKEVKLAMEFMFELDRLKDRNLMDITRDSVSFVSLTKKMDIILRVTVILKPFENIESEDISVQFLSGSSGSVREEVIKKLLKNIKKDHNFLRRFINDVRDYIYLMEVCDAPTKVPY; encoded by the exons AT GGCTCCCATCAGAAAGACTAGGAGTAGCTCAAGGCGATCTTCT ATTCTTAAGCCTTCTAAACCACGACAGCCATTACAGAATTTAAATGTCACTAGTTTATCTACTGAAAGTAGTCCAGCAACTACAACAAAGCTTAAACGACGTGTCAGCTTTGCAGAAACAAAACATGTGAA AGAATTCTGTAATTCGTTGGAGCAAGGCACTGTGTGGAATAATACGTACGAAGAACATGATATAAGTAATCTTAATGTACTATGCATTCCTAACAAAGAATGTGATGTTGGAAATGTGTGTAaaacaaatgtagaaattagAACAGATCATTATAATGAAGTAAGGTATAGTAATTCTCAAACTGTTGATAAACTTGCCATTACGGACACTAGAATATGTTTCACTCGTGATGAAATAATTCAAGAAAGTCTGATTGCAATAGATCATGAAGAAGTTTGTAGAAGTATATCCAGGAAAACAGAATCAACATACAAACAGCCAACTAAGAAAGGAATGTTGCTAGATGCATCCTcaataattaattgtaatataacaGCACAGATAAATGAACATGCTGTTCTTCCTGGAAATACTAATGATGATTCCATGGAAATTACTACAGTAGTATCTACTAAACCATATACTTTGCAAGAAACCAATATGTATCAACAGGATACTCGAAATTTCAATGATGTCCCAAAAGAGATGGCTGCTGCATTAATTACTGGACTATGTAATTTACAAAGAGAAACATCATACGCAGAGCCCCAAAAAAATTGCAATGATGTTTCAATGGAGATGACAACTACAGTACCAACTATACCATGTAATTTGCAAAAAGAAACATTATTCGCGGAGCGTACCAAAAATTTGAAGGATGTTTCGATGGAGATGACGACAGCAGTACCTACTAAATTATGCAGTTTGCAACAAGACACACCATACACGGAGTGCACCAAAAATTTCAAGGATGTTTCAATGGAAATTACTGCTGTTGTACCTACTAAACCATACAATTTGCAGCAAGTAGAATCAAACCCGATGGCCAACAAAAATTACAATGATGTTTCAATGGAGGTGACAACTATAGTACCAACCATATCATGCAATTTGCAAAAAGGAACATTACTCGTGGAGCGTACCAAAAATTTGACGGATGTTACGATGGAGATGACGACTGCAGTACCTACTAAATTATGCAGTTTGCAACAAGACACACCATACGCAGAGTGCACCAAAAATTTGAAGGATGTTTCGGTGGAGATGACGACAGCAGTACCTACTAAATTATGCAGTTTGCAACAAGACACACCATACGTGGAGTGCACCAAAAATTTCAAGGATGTTTCAATGGAAATTACTGCTGTTGTACCTACTAAACCATACAATTTGCAGCAAGTAGAATCAAACGCGATGGCCAACAAAAATTACAATGATGTTTCAATGGAGCTGACAAGCACAGCATCAAACATACCATGTAATTTGCAAAGCGAAACATTATTCGTGGGACGTACTAATAATTTGAAGGATGTTTCGATGGAGATGACGACTACAGTACCAACCATACCATGCAATTTACAAAAAGAAACATTATTCGCGGAGCGTACCAAAAATTTGAAGGATGTTTCGATGGAGATGACGACTGCAGTACCTACTAAATTATGCAATTTGCAACAAGACACACCATACGCGGAGTGCATCAAAAATTTCAAGGATGTTTCAATGGAAATTACTGCTGTTGTACCTACTAAACCATACAATTTGCAGCAAGTAGAATCAAACCCGATGGCCAACAAAAATTACAATGATGTTTCAATGGAGGTGACAACTATAGTACCAACCATATCATGCAATTTGCAAAAAGGAACATTACTCGTGGAGCGTACCAAAAATTTGACGGATGTTACGATGGAGATGACGACTGCAGTACCTACTAAATTATGCAGTTTGCAACAAGACACACCATACGCAGAGTGCACCAAAAATTTGAAGGATGTTTCGATGGAGATGACGACAGCAGTACCTACTAAATTATGCAGTTTGCAACAAGACACACCATACGTGGAGTGCACCAAAAATTTCAAGGATGTTTCAATGGAAATTACTGCTGTTGTACCTACTAAACCATACAATTTGCAGCAAGTAGAATCAAACGCGATGGCCAACAAAAATTACAATGATGTTTCTATGGAGGTGACAACTATAGTACCAACCATATCATGCAATTTGCAAAAAGGAACATTACTCGTGGAGCGTACCAAAAATTTGACGGATGTTACGATGGAGATGACGACTGCAGTACCTACTAAATTATGCAGTTTGCAACAAGACACACCATACGTGGAGTGCACCAAAAATTTCAAGGATGTTTCAATGGAAATTACTGCTGTTGTACCTACTAAACCATACAATTTGCAGCAAGTAGAATCAAACGCGATGGCCAACAAAAATTACAATGATGTTTCTATGGAGGTGACAACTATAGTACCAACCATATCATGCAATTTGCAAAAAGGAACATTACTCGTGGAGCGTACCAAAAATTTGACGGATGTTACGATGGAGATGACGACTGCAGTACCTACTAAATTATGCAGTTTGCAACAAGACACACCATACGCAGAGTGCACCAAAAATTTCAAGGATGTTTCAATGGAAATTACTGCTGTTGTACCTACTAAACCATGTAATTTGCAGCAAGCAGATTCAAACGCGAAGGCCAACAAAAATTACAATGATGTTTCAGTGCAGATGACAAGCACAGCACCAACCATACCATGCAATCTGCAAAACGAAACATTATTCGCGGGATGTACTAATAATTTGAAGGATGTTTCGATGGAGATGACAACTACAGTACCAACCATACCATGCAATTTGCAAAAAGAAACATTCCTCGCGGGGCGCACCAaaattttgaaggatgtttcgATGGAGATGACGACTGCAGTACCTACTATATTATGCAGTTTGCAACAAGACTCACCATACATGGAGCATACTAAAAATTTCAAAGATGTTTCAATGGAAATGACTGTTGCAGTACCTattgaatcacataatttacaAGAAGAAGAACCATACGCGACGTCTAATAAAAATCACAATAATGTATCAATAGATACGACAACTGCAGTACCAACTAGACCATGTACTGTGCAAAAAGGAACATTATGCAGGGAGCATACCAAAAATTTCAAGGATGTTTCAATGGAAATGACTGTTGCAGTTCAAACTAAATTATGCAGTTTGCAAAGAGACGCATCATCCGAAGCACGTATCAAAGTCACATATGATTTGCAAGAAGTAAGACATAACAATGATAAAACATCTACTATTTGCCATGATGCATCAGTGGAtgtgcttcaaatgcattcatgTGATTTGAATATGGAATCAGATAAAAACAAAATAGTTGGCGATAATTTAATGGCAGTCACAGCTGTGGTACCTTTTCTAAATCAAATGAATGTGTCTGAAGAAAGAGTGGAGTATTGTGACACAAATATTCAAAAGTCTGAAGAAGTTGCTGTACCACCTTTACACAATATTCCTGAAAGAACTGATGCTGTTACGAATTTGTCGGAGGTTAGACAAACAATACTACCTGAAAAGGTTGACAACAGAACTTCTTCTAGAAATTCCTTAAATCAAATTACTACATCTGATAATGTCCTAAAAGATATTACTATTTTAGTAGTTCCCTCTTTGTTAAATTCAAGTGAATCGTCAAAAGAAAAGAATTGCACAATAAATAAATCAGAAAACTCGGAAGATAAAATTATCAAGGAACCTACTTCAAGTGAACTTCCAAATCTAGTAAATATTGAAACTCACACGGCTATGCATGATTCGTTGATGCAAGATATTTGTGCTTCAGCTTTAAATAAAGATAACACAGGGTCAGCTTGTGCTACACTTAACACTGCATCAAATGATTTCCTATGCACTGTAATGCCAGATGTTAGTCAAGGAACATTCTTGTCACATGAACACTCACAAGATATTTTACCACATCCTCGAAGAACTTACACTATAAAACCATTAAGCATCGATCATTCTTTCCCAAATACTAGTAATGAACATAGTAAGAATTTGGGAACGAGTCACGATGTTCAAGATGTAAATAGTTTCCAGACTCAAGCTTCATTCGAAAATTGTAGCACATTCTTTGATAGAACTGTAGAGCAATTGGAGTCAATTAAGCCACCGTCGTTTCTTTGCTTAGATAACTCTGTTGAAGATGTATCTGTGAATACTAATTACGGCCAGGAGGTTGAAACAGAAAAAGAAATTGTCTCATCTTTAAACATTATTGAGGGTTTACCTGGAGTAACTAAATGCAGAGAAACTCAAAAACTTGATCTGCAAGAAGTTGTAAATGAATCTGGAAAGCAAAATAGTCTAGAAACGTCACATTTTCGACTATTACATGGCGGTAGTCCTAGCACAATAGTTAAAGATTTGGAATGTTCCTCGTCAACAATGAATAATAGCCAGATAATTTCCACAACAATTAATGTTATCAGTCCATCTCGAAATGAAGATACGCACAGTAATTCTAATATAGAGAATGAAACTATGGAACAGTCTGTCGTGGATAAAGATCTTTGTAAAGCTTACACTGAAGAAAATCATCTTCAAAGTGATGAACTTAAATTACACAAAATTACAATGGAAATAGAGTTGGAAGAAATTGATCCACAAACTTCTCTTGTAGATAAAGATGTCACAATTGAACTAGATCCATTTTCTTCATTATTGAAGGAACTACGTGCTTGTGCTGAAAG TGATAATATTATTTGGGAAATATACCATGAAAATATTGAGAAGAAAATGTTCATAGCAGGATTTATGTCTTGTTCTctattattagtaatatatttgAGAGATGATTATGATGATGTCTTAGGTAGTCAATTTATTAAAGATGTTAAGATGATTTCTCGTTTGGCAG atgATGCGGGCGATTTAATAAGTATAGTTCACAAGCTAATTTTAGAAAAAATAGACGTCAGAAAATTAATTGATTTGTATAaaagtgttaatgatattcTATTAATGTTGGATCATGTATCAAAGGAAGTAAAACTAGCCATGGAATTCATGTTTGAACTGGACCGATTGAAAGATAGAAATTTAATGGACATAACGCGGGATAg TGTatcttttgtttctcttacTAAAAAGATGGATATTATATTGAGGGTAACAGTGATTCTTAAACCATTTGAAAACATTGAATCTGAGGATATCAGTGTACAATTTTTATCAGGCTCATCAGGCTCTGTGAG AGAGGAAGTAATTAAAAAGTTACTGAAGAATATAAAAAAGGATCATAATTTTTTGAGAAGGTTCATCAATGATGTGCGAGATTATATATACTTGATGGAGGTGTGTGATGCTCCAACTAAAGTGCCATACTAA